TTTCAATTATTTTTGCTTTTGTTTTTTCAATGTCTTCTTCAAGATCTATCCAAATAATATCATTTTTTGATGTCATTAACATATCTACTTTTTGATCATCAAGACGGAAAACTCTCTTAATTATGTCTTCTTCTTCTTTTTCTATTGTTCCATCTTCAATTCCCTCTTCAATCAACATTTTAATTTCATCTTCAGTGACTAAACTTTCTTTAGGTTCATTAGCTCCAATAACTCTTAAAACAAAATTTGTTGATCTACTGAGTACAGTAACAAGAGGTCCACAAACTCTAGATAGTATTTTCATATATTTAGCTACACTAACAGCTATCTCTTCTGGATTATTCAAAGCAACTCTTTTTGGAACTAATTCTCCAATTACAAGTGAAAGATAAGTTATGATAATAACAACTATTATTACACTAATTCCAGATGAATATTGTCCTAAAAATGTTAAGTATTGGGATAATGGCTCAGCTAAAGTAGCTCCCCCAAATGCACCTGCTAAAATTCCAATAAGTGTAATTCCAATTTGAATTGTAGATAAAAATTGATTAGGATCTTCAATCAATTCAATAACTGTGTTGGCATGTTTTTTTCCTTCATTTGCCATATGTTGCAGTTTACTTTTACGAGACGACACAATGGCTAGTTCAGACATTGCTAATACTCCATTTAGAAGTATTAAAATAAGTATTATTATGATTTCAAATATTGTATCATATATCATTTCTATAATTCCCTAAAATATACATAAATAATTAAATTAAATATATTAATATTCTGAAAAATATTCATTTTTAAAATCCTTTTCTTTTTGGAATTTCGCTTGCTTTTTTGAAAGTAGTTCCACCATGTATTTCTTCTTGCATCTCTCTTACAGCTTCTGATGCATCTTCTGCAGTTTCTACTTTTCTGAAAATCCTTCTTTCTTTCATTTTAAGAGATTTTCCACAAACACATTTTCTAGTAGCTATGCCTTCTTTAGCATATAAAACTCTACCACAGTCGCAACGGAAAATAAAATACATTTCTTTTCTAAGCTCCATTAATGGATTTAATACATTGAATAGTTTAACTATCAATTTTTTTATTTTAACTAATTTTTAAATAAATATAATTTATTTTATAATCTAATCTTATAAGTATTCTATAATATCTTATAATCTATTTTATATTATATTTTATATTATAAATTTATATTATAATTTTTATTTATTTAAAACAATTCTTCTTTATTTAAATTATTATTAGATATTTTTAGATATTTCTTTTTTATTAATATTTTTATTAATATAATCTCACATTCCAAATATTTTTAAAAATAATGGAATAAAGACTCTAGATGGTAATATTATTAAAGTAGCTACACTAACTCCTAAATTTGTTCCAATAACAACTAGAAGTATTCTGAATATGTTATTATTCCATAAATCTCTGAGACTATGAACTTTACTTAAATTAGATATGTCTCTTCTTCTGACTTTCCTATATTTAGCTTCAGTTAATCCAGAAAACCATCCTGCAGCAAGAAGAGGATGTATTATGGTAAGAGGTGCAACAACAAAGCCAACCACTGCTGACTGTATTTTTGACCCAGACAGGATAGAACCTATAAAAGCAGCTCCTCCTCCTATCAAAACGAATTCAATAAGATTTCCTTCAATATCAATACCATTTATAAAAGCCAGAAAAAATATCACCACAAATGATATTGGAATAGCTGCTAAAATGATTTTAAGCCAAGGAATTTTTCTTTTTTTCTCAGTACTTGTCAGTGCTTCAATTGAAGGAATTTCTTCAGGATTATCAAGATATTTAGTTATTCCTTCTTTATGACCTGCTCCAACTACTGCTATAACATGATCTTCTTCAATATCTAATATGCTTTTAGCTAAATATGCATCTCTTTCTTTAACAAGAACTTTATATGCATTAGGTGAAGCTTCTTTAAAGTACTCCATTATTTCATCTAAAGTATCTTGCTCTTTTAATTCCTCAATATCTTTAAGATCATCATCACTTGCAAATAAAGAACCTATTGCACTAAAGACGAATTTCAGCTTTTCCCAAGCTGACATTTCATTTAAAGCTCTTTGAAGTGTTATATTGATATCTCTGTCGATTAATGCAATTTTAGCACCTATGTCATTAGCTGCTTCAATAGCTCCAATCATTTCAGAACCTGGTTTAACATCTAAATCTTCTCCAATCCTACTTTGGATATATGTTAAGATTCCACTAGCTACAAATAGTCCCACTTTGTTTTCTTTAATAATATTTGAAACAGATATTTCATCATCTTCTTCAATACCTGCCTGCTCTTTCATAAGACGCTCAAACCTACCTCTGTCAAGCTCAATAGCTACAACTTCAGGTTCTTGCCCATAAATAGCATCTTTAACTTCTTCAACACTATTTTGAGAAACATGAGCGGTTCCTATGATTTTTAAACATTCTCTTTTCATTTAAATAACACTCTGATATAATAAGATTTAATAATTTAATAATTTTTTAAATTTTTTGATTATATAATTTGATAAAGTTTATAATTTTTTTAAATTTGATAAATCTTGTATTTTTTTTATTTGATAAACTTTGTAAATATTATATTAATATTGATAATATCAATAAATAGCAATGATTTTTTTAATATATTCAATTTTTCAATAATTATTTTCAATAACTAATTATTTATTTTCAATAATATTTAATAAACAATAATTATTATATTGTTTTTCTTAGCTATAATAATATGTGGCTATTTATATATAAAACTTTATATTTTTTTAGTAAATCAAGATATTATCATTATAATTTAAAAATAAATAATAAATGATGATTATTCATTTTATTTGACTAATTTTAAAACTCCATTTTCATAAATAGCTACATTTTCAGAAATATTTTTTTGGAGTGAAAATTCAATATCTTTTTCATATCCTAATTTAATTAATCTTTTAGAAGATTTTGTATTATAAATTACATTTTTAACTGCATCATAATCTCTACTAGCTAAGATGGCACTTTGAGCATACTCACTAATATCAAAATCAAATTCTTTATCATTTGTTTCTTTTAATTTTTTTTGAATATAATATATTATTTCACCACTAGCTAAAAAATCTTCTATTGCGAAATTTCCTTTCCATCCTGCCATTACAATATCGACATGGGAGAAATTATTATTTTTTGCCATTTCCAAGCTAGTTTCAGCTACAGCTTTTGCATTTATAAAAGAACCTATAAGTACAGTTGAATCCATCATTTCTAATATTCTTGTTCCATTACTGGTTGTTAAAACTAAATTATTAGAGTCATTGTCGATATTTTTTATATCTACTGGAGAATTCCCTATATCGAAACCTTTTATTTTGGCTCCCATACGTTCTCCTGCAAGAATAGCATTTCTCTTTTTAGCTATTTTTTCTGCTGCTTCTGGTGTAAAAGCAGGTATTACTTCATTAAATTTGTCCATAGCTATAGTAATACTTGTACTTGCTCTAAAAGCATCCACCATAATTGAAATATCTTTTGATGTTGTTTTTTCCAGACTTAATGTTATTTTCATTATATTTCCTTCAATTTTTGGATTTTTTATTTTCTTATTGTTTATTGTTATTCTTTTAATATTTATTTAATTTTTCTATTATATTATTTTACTAATAGCTATAAGAATATATAGATATATCAATTTTTAATAATTACATATATCAATTTTTATTAATTTATCTCAAATCAATTTTTTAATATCATTATAATTTTTTAGTAAGACAACAATATTTCATTTTAAAGCCAATATTTCAATTTTATCATAATATATATACATTATAACAATATTACATTGATATAAACCAAAATTATTTAAAATAAAGAAACATAAACAAACAAAAAAATAAATAGAGGTTTAATATGTTAAGTATGAATGTTTTTAAAAAAGTAAAAAATTTTGGAAAAAATAAAAATTGTGTTGAATTTGAAACTATGACTCTTGGAAAATTATTAACCAAAGATTTTATTAATAATTTCACTGAATTTTCTGATTTTGACCAGATGATTGATGTTAGTGGTATTAAAACAATAAATAATTCTTTCACAGATGTTTTTATCTCAAGAGAGTGGGATGAATTTGTAAACTACACTACTGATTTTAGTGGATGGAAAGAAATGATAGAGAGAGCTGTAGAAAATTATATTTCAAATGAATAAAGTCTTTTATGGGATTTTCAAATAAATAATATTGACTTAAATAATAAAAATCATAATTTAGATAATCAAATTTTTGGATTGAATTTTTAGTAGTGGTTATTTTTTTGAGGACGACTCATAAATTCTTTTCTTTTTTTTCCAAATAATATTGCTTAGCTTCATTATGTATTTCTGCAGTGGTTTTATCTTTCCATAAATCTCTTTGCCACTCTGTATAATCAAATTCATCTCTTTTAATTATATCTATAAATCTTTCAGCATCAACCAAACCAAAGTTCTTTATCAAGCTTTTCATAACTTCACTTCGAAGTACAGCTTCACTTTTCATTTTTTATTCTCCCATCTCTTCAATAAATGTAATTGGATTTACTATTTTTATTCCATCGACCTGT
This genomic stretch from Methanobrevibacter sp. TMH8 harbors:
- a CDS encoding hemolysin family protein encodes the protein MYDTIFEIIIILILILLNGVLAMSELAIVSSRKSKLQHMANEGKKHANTVIELIEDPNQFLSTIQIGITLIGILAGAFGGATLAEPLSQYLTFLGQYSSGISVIIVVIIITYLSLVIGELVPKRVALNNPEEIAVSVAKYMKILSRVCGPLVTVLSRSTNFVLRVIGANEPKESLVTEDEIKMLIEEGIEDGTIEKEEEDIIKRVFRLDDQKVDMLMTSKNDIIWIDLEEDIEKTKAKIIESERSIFPVAEGDLDDVLGVVQAKDVLSSILKEEEFDIKSYLKKPLMVPENLPSLDILKLFKENLEYVHIALVVDEYGSVEGLITLNDILEGIVGDIPGIDEMDEATAIQRRDGSWLIDSGYSIDRFKELFDIEELNDEKEDNFTTLAGFILSYLNKIPETGEEFSWENFDFEIVDMDGHHIDKVLVRKNEIIEETEEEIEEKEE
- a CDS encoding DUF1922 domain-containing protein, which produces MYFIFRCDCGRVLYAKEGIATRKCVCGKSLKMKERRIFRKVETAEDASEAVREMQEEIHGGTTFKKASEIPKRKGF
- a CDS encoding TraB/GumN family protein, producing the protein MKRECLKIIGTAHVSQNSVEEVKDAIYGQEPEVVAIELDRGRFERLMKEQAGIEEDDEISVSNIIKENKVGLFVASGILTYIQSRIGEDLDVKPGSEMIGAIEAANDIGAKIALIDRDINITLQRALNEMSAWEKLKFVFSAIGSLFASDDDLKDIEELKEQDTLDEIMEYFKEASPNAYKVLVKERDAYLAKSILDIEEDHVIAVVGAGHKEGITKYLDNPEEIPSIEALTSTEKKRKIPWLKIILAAIPISFVVIFFLAFINGIDIEGNLIEFVLIGGGAAFIGSILSGSKIQSAVVGFVVAPLTIIHPLLAAGWFSGLTEAKYRKVRRRDISNLSKVHSLRDLWNNNIFRILLVVIGTNLGVSVATLIILPSRVFIPLFLKIFGM
- the comB gene encoding 2-phosphosulfolactate phosphatase is translated as MKITLSLEKTTSKDISIMVDAFRASTSITIAMDKFNEVIPAFTPEAAEKIAKKRNAILAGERMGAKIKGFDIGNSPVDIKNIDNDSNNLVLTTSNGTRILEMMDSTVLIGSFINAKAVAETSLEMAKNNNFSHVDIVMAGWKGNFAIEDFLASGEIIYYIQKKLKETNDKEFDFDISEYAQSAILASRDYDAVKNVIYNTKSSKRLIKLGYEKDIEFSLQKNISENVAIYENGVLKLVK